The window ACGGCCGTTACGATGAGGAACGACTCCCTGAAGCAACGCACGCCCATGCACGTCCTGCTCTCGCCGTCCCCTCGCTGCCTCGCCGCCTCCGCGTCGTAGAGCCGCCCGGCGACGCACACGTTGAGCACGTAGGCGCCCACGGGGCTGGCGGCGGCGCCCAGGTTGTAGAGCGTGGCGTAGTACCTTAGCCCGAACAGCTCGGAGATGATGGCGTAGATGAGCGGCCACTGCGCGCCGAAGCAGAAGCCGACGATGATGGAGGCGGCGTAGAGCGACCGCGGCACGGCGAGGGCGATGAGTAGGTGGCCGGCGCAGGAGAGGAGGAGCACCAGCGTGAGCGCGAGCGGCCGCGGGACGCCGTGCCGCGCCAGCAGGGCCTCGGACGCGAACCCGGCCGTGACCCGTCCGGCGTAGTTCCAGACGCTGACGAGGGAGACCAAGGTGCCGATGCTCTGTGCCGGGTACCCCAGCGACTGCCCGATCTGGCCTATGTTGTCGATCGCCGTCAGCGTCCCGCCCACGCCGCAGATGGTGGCCAGGAACAGCACCAGCATGTCCACGCTCACTAGCGCCTGAGGGATGGAGTAGTCCTCCCCGTGCGCCGGCGGGTTGAACATGTGCTTCAAGCAAGAGCCGaggcaagaagaagacgacggcgacGTCGGTGGCGGATGCTCTGCCACTTGCACGACTTCAACGGTTGGCTTCTCGGCGGTCACCCATGCCGATGTCGATGTCGGGGGCTCCGGCGGAGGCTCTTGCTGGGGCTCTCTTTTCTTGagccagtagtagtagtagtagtactcctgcCGGACGACGACGGAGAGCAGGGGAAGGATGAGGAGAATGAGCAGCGCGGTGGCCGACGCGGCGTAGGCAGCGTGCGAGAAGCTGCTCTGCTTCTGGACGACGATCATCACGAGTATGTAGGAGGCGAGGGCGACGGAGATGTAGAGGAAGCAGAAGAAAGCGCCGTCGTCGTTTCGTCTGGCCGGCGGCGGCTTCACGCGAAcgacggggaggaagacgacggatacGGCTGCGGGGAGCCAGGCGATGAGCAGCAGGATGGACTTGGAGTCATCCCCGCCGTAGATGGCGAGGTAGAGCTGCGTGAGGATGGCGCCGCTGAGGCCGACGTAGCCTTTGAGCAGGCCCAGCACGACCCCGCGGCCGCTCCCCGGAAAGCTCTTGACGCAGGTGATGAGCGCGCCGGTGCCGGCGAAGGACTGCGAGTTGGCCCCAGCGCAGACGTAGGCGCACATGAGCCAGAGCGGCGGGCGCGCGGTCCGGCCGGCGACGGCGAGGTAGAGCATGAGGTAGCCGGCGAGGTTCATGGCCGCGCCGACGGCGAGCACGGCCGAGGGCGGCGCGACCTCGTTGAGGAGGCCGGCGACGACGCCGACGTTGCTGCCGAGGTCCTTGAAGAAGGCGAGCGTGTTGAGCGTGCGCTGGTCGTAGCCCAGCGACGACTTGAGCGCCGTGGAGTAGATGCCGAAGGCGTAGGTCGCCCCCGACGCGGACAGGATGAGCAGGCACGCGAGCGCCATGAACCACCGCCCCGCCACCACCTGCCGGGCGAACCGCAGTGTCACCACCTCCGACTCCgacacgtccgcgccgccgccggactccATAACCATAGTTAATattggcgccaagaagatcctcctCCGCACGTACGGTCGCAGTAGAGTTGGTGCGTATGATTCACATGAAATGTGTTGGTTGGCTTGGTTATGATGATTCGATGATTGATACGTACTACTGGTAGTTTGATTGGCCAGATTAATGAAATTTGAACGTGCTGTACTACCAGTATGATACTGCGATCTTCGAGCAATAATCAACTTCTAAGGAATAATCTTCTCTTTGTGGGAGGCCGGCAACAGACTGCACCCATGATTTTCTTCTCATTCATAAACCCTTGTGGATGAGACGAAGGGATGAAAGGTATGGTTCACAATAAAACAGTGTAACTCGAGACTACGACTCGCGGATTACACTGGTACTAGCTAGTGGTATCCATACCAAATGCGTTCACATGTCTGATAATCTTCTATCCATGATGTAAGTAAAGAGAGGCAAACATGGTACAAAAACGGAAATCTCATTTGCAGATCGCCCTCAAAAGGCGATCCGGCCGGCGAGGGGCTCAGACGATAGATGGTCAGCAAGAACCATCCGAAAAGCTGACAACATTTATTTATTTAGTTCAGTAAAACTGAAGCACTTCTCAGCCCTCTCACGCCCTTATAACAGTTTCGCGTCCCGGCCGGTCGTTTCTGGCAGCTAGCTCATGATGATTAGCAAACAGGGCACCTCCGTTTCTTCACTGAGTGGACCAAATCAAGTGCCATGCCGCATGCGTACAAGTTTCAGGTAAGAGTATATATCTGGCATCTACTTCTACTTGCAGTAATCGCGGGTGCTGGTCCAGCTAGGCTAGCtaaccttttttttctttttgccacatatCTTCATGGACTCCAAGGCCTTCCTGCATATTTCAGTTCAGTTCCAACTCTAATAAGTAAGTATGGTGTCTACAGGGCAGGCTGTTGTAACTGAAAGATCACCGCGACAAGGAGTTGTCCAAGAAACATCATTGACCATCCATGGTTACCACAGTAAGTATTGTTAAAATTAATTAACATAGTAATTAAGGGATTAATCCCTGCTTGTATTAATCGTTGGAGGTTACTTCTCCAACCGTTGCGTCGGTTCTGTCTGAACCGACACCCCTTTTGTAAACGATTGTTCCAGTGCTATATATAGCACTTCATCTAATGCAAAGAGATAGTTCGATCATTTGTTCTGTCCATCTCGAACACGTTATCACGCACTCTGCTCTCGATTAGAGAAATAGGCCACAGCGGAAGAACGGCGGCGGATGCGGCACCAAGGCGCTGCGAGACGGCCGGCCCTTCGCAGTGACGCTCCCTCCGGCCTGCGCGTGGTGCACGGCGCCCCTCGGCCCCAGAGGCTGAGGCGGCGAGCCAGGATCCGATGTTCGGCTCCTGCGCCTACGCACGCATCCGTGGTTCTCGGCGGCTACCGGCCACAGCCCCCACGCCATGGCGGCGCACGACGCATCTCCACGCCCTATGGCCGCTCACGGCACGGCGGTCGGCGAAGACGGCGGCAGCCAGCCCCCACCCAGGCGCGGCAAGTGTCTCGATCTGGTAAGGAACCAGATGCAAATGAGAAGAAAAGCACAAAATCCAGAGAGAAAGGTGATTCAATTCCAATTTCGTTCATGCACAAAGTAAGCACTAACCTCAGGGCGTCGTTTGAATGCCGTCCAAGGAAAACTAAGGCGGCGACCCATGGCCCGGACAGAGCTCCCTCGGCTAGCCTCCTAGCGCAGCGGCAGCATCCTTCGGCCCGGGCTGCTCCCAGCGCTGCACCTGGAGGCGGCCGCAGCGGCCAACGGCCGATGCCCTCAGGCGCGCGGCAGCGTGGTACACAACCTGGGCAGAGGCGACACCTTCTGCGCCCGACGCACCCCGGCGGGCAAAATAATCCTGTACGACCGGGTCGTACGTGCGACCCGGCCGCAAGGGGAGGCCGTCAGGTGGGTCATCCCCACGACGAGCTCTCTCACAAACGGGTCGTACAGGATTCGCCTCCCCCCGGCGGCGCCCTCCATCGGCCTAAATCCTCGGCGCAGAGCGACGAGCGCGCCACGTGGCCATCATCCGAGGCCCTCGGCCTCAGGGCGGCTCCCACGGAGCGATCAACCGCGACGCAgcgcgagtaaaatgcattggaggTCACTGGACTTATCGTGTATGCTCACTTTGGTCACTGTACTTAAGAATACAGTTAATACGGTCACTATATACCTGTTatgatgattatacggtcactatcacatcgtatagctccgtatttcgtttagttgaccagtcaaaccgtcTGAATGGCGCCTTGTCAGCTCACTTTCTCTCTCTACCTAGACGGGGCTCACCTGTCAATGGGTAGAAGGAAGAAAGAAATGGAGGGAAAATAAAACAATGCGCAAGTGAGAGAATCGAACGACTAACCTAGTGCTGTGAGGTCAGCATGCTAGCGAGTTGAACCGAGGCTGCCTATTATATCGTGGTTGCATTCACGTGACAACTATGGTTGGTCGGCTGTTGACTGTACGTGCATATTTGTGTTTGTGTATATGTCTTGCGCACTTCAGTAGGAGATAATCTCGTCTTCTTCCCTGGTAAAAGAATGCGCCATATCTTTCGTTGTAGATGCTGGTGGTGTAATATAATGCAGCCTCCATTTTGAAAATATCCGATAATATAGTGCAGCTCATGTGCAACTGCGTACGTGTGTTCTTCCATGAAGTGTTCGGTTGGGCATCTGATCatctatattttattttatttttgcgggTGACCATCAGTATTTTTAGTTGTTCAGGCATctgatcatctgtaaaaaaaatTGTGGATAATCATCAGTATTTCTAGTTGCTCAAATTCCCACAATGGACTCTAGACGGGCTGTTGGATCTTGGATGTAACGATAGTACAGTGCTTAACAATTAATGGCTCCAGACCGGCCATGTGAACCTAACCAAGCTTACGGAGTACTTATTTGTACTTATATATGGTTATAAGTGCATGAACCAACCAGACTCAACGCCGGCCAGCAGCCAGGCTTCGTGCATGAACCAGCCAGGAGCGACACCGGAGAAGCCGTGCTGCAAGACAGAATACAGGAGGCCGTCGTGGGAAAGCTGTGCGGTAGCACATCTCGCAGGCGAAGTACTTAATGTCGCCGCAGGCCACGCGCGCCTCCATGCACCCTCGTGTAGCACCTACACGTTCTCGGTGCTGCGGGGGTGCATTCCGGCGGCCCGTCGACGGCGAAGTGCCGAGCAACATCATGGCGCTGCAACCCCGACAGCATCAGCACAAATTTATCGGCGTCTGAAAGCCGACTTCGGCAACTACAAGCGCTCCTCGGCCGCGTGTTAGTGCGTGCGCAGATAACCTGGCgttgcttttattttatttttattccttctacaactgacaggtgggtcccatgtaTCGGTGGAGAGAAACTAAGCTGACAAGGCGTcatttgaccggtcaactaaacaaaatACAAAGCTATACGACGTGTCGGTGACCGTATAATCATCACACCACGTATATAATGACCGTATTGACTGTATTCTTAAGTACAGTGACCAAAGTGAGCGTACACAGTAAGTCCCGTGACCATCAATGCATTTTACTCACGCGGCGTGGAAGACCGTGGTGGCCCTGGCCGTCGAGCCAAAACGGCGATGAGGCGGTTACAGAATTTCTCCTGGTGGAAATCGCTCGGGAGGAAAGAGGTAGAACTTTATCTCTTCGCTAGTTTTGCAATTTAGCCCTTGTGGCTTACCTATTTACAGAATACCCCAAAACTTGTGTTTGTCATCATTTTGTGGCTATTCCGGGATGTTTCGGGATATTGCACCTTGGTCCAACTACTTGCTATTTATTAGCATTGGTAATGTTTAGGCCATATACCGATTGTCATTTAGCCCATTTTCTGTTGAGTTTAACATTCCAGAAAATATGTGGTTATTATATGTGGCATGTTCAATGTGTTTGCTTTTTAGCAATTCCTATGACATGTTCTATTAGTACAACGACATTGTTTTATGATTGAGATTAAGTTTTCTCGCACAACATTTGCGATTGAGAAAAATTCTTTTTCTCACAAAATAATCTCATTACTGTTGAGATTAATTCTCTCGCAAAATATTAATTCACTTTGCTTAATTATCTTGCAACTTGATACAACATCATCTCATTTAATTGAGGTCTATACAATTCAAGTTCTCACTTGAACATCAAGTTTACAACATCATTACTATTCATTACAATAGTAGTGTATTTCTGTTGAGTACGATGTATTCCGGAATGTATATATCTCCATGTTCGCTACGTGTTGAGATTAATACgtctatttgcaattgagattttcaaTTTCTTATAAATACATATGCAAAATTCAAGGTGTCATCCTTAGTAATTTGAGATTCACACTAATGATTTCGAGCCACCTTCTTGAAATTTATTAATTTTGCAACATTAAGATGTATTTATATTACGCAATTTGTAATATAAATAAATTACCAGTTTTTCACCGGGAATGATATGTTCTATGTGTTTACCACATTGACATTCTTCATGAACATGTCACAGCGATCGAGATTGATTTCTCCGGCACAACAAACTTGTAAAATTTTGACAATAACATCTCCCTCATTATATTAGGAAAACACAAGGTGATGAGTTGGATCTACTGCTCATGTGTAGACTATCTTTATTACTGTGAGATCTGTATGATCTTCAATGTGTTTATGTTCCCACAATTGAGGTTGAGCATTTTCAAGTTATACACTTGAGTCAAATTTTTGCATTCTTATTACAAAACCATGATGGTTTTTAGTTTACTTCttgtaaattaattatctctggtttgcCCCTATAAGTAATCGATGGCTAATAATTTGAGGCACTTGTCCTCAATGGCCACAACTTACTTAAGCGGGTCATGGACATCAAGATCAGTCTTGCATCCCATGGGATAGCGCATGCAATCCAAGCCACGCCAAATGCAGAGGACCTCAAGGGTAATGGTTTGAAACTCACTTCAAACCCTCAACCTGACACCATTAAGCTGTCACGAGACCCTATGAGcatggagagcatgatggttgaatATGCATCAACCCACATGTTTGGAGACTGTACATTTAGTCCCTTAGTCTctccttacactagtagaaaagggggcatcagtcccggttcgtaagggcctttagtcctggttcttgaaccgggactaaagggtcgtgactaatgcctccaccctttagtcctggttctaacacgaaccgggacagatgggcctccatgtggccacTGCGAGCAGtccaggcaagggggcctttggtcccggttggtgacatgaaccgggaccaaaaggcttccacgtgtcagcagatgaggtttttctttttttttaaaaaaagtggttggtttaggggttttggggtttaattttaggttgttattagctagctaatagagagaagtgccctctcttatactgctatgttcatttcacccgctgatatataataactcatgcatgcttgcatcatacatcatcatatataataacaagtcctactaatcatgcatcatcatacaacttctaatcgttattaataacaagtcatacgatcatcatttccatagctagttctttggtgatactccaatccttcaggtctctcttaacggactcctcccatgtcaaattcggtctacccagccctctcttgacattctctgcacgctttagccgtccgctatacaCTGGAGCTTCTggcggcctgcgctgaatatgcccaaacaatCTCAGACGATATTggtcaagcttctcttcaattggtgctaccccaactctatctcgtatatcatcattccggactcgatccttcctcgtgtggccacacatccatctcaacatacgcatctctgccacacctaactgttgaacatgtcgccttttagtcggccaacactcagcgccatacaacattgtggGTCGAATCGCCGtcgtgtagaacttgccttttagcttttgtggcactattTATTGTATAAATGAAAAAATTCATCCTTATTGAAATGCGTGACGAAGGTGGGGTGGGCGTCATCTGGTTTTAAAGAAGGCTCCAGCGAGAAATGTCCCGCTACGACGGGAAACCGAGCTGTAAGAGGAGGGTCCGACGAGAAAACAAAATAAGGGTGCGTCGTGAGGTGAGGTTTCTGTATCGAGCCCTTATGTTAAAGATAACACATAACGGACAGCCCGTAGCAACACACGGACCTTCTGTTAGTCTTGTTTATTTTTTAACACGGCACAAATACAGATGCTCACGTACACAAGCTTATTTAATTGGTAAAAAGAATTATAAACCATGGAAATCAATCAAAGTCGGCAGTCGTTGGACCGAGCACCCTTAAGTCATTGGATCATGCTTCAGCAACCAGCGCACGCTTTCCGTTGCCTTCTCCCTCCACCCCTAGCACAAGCATTGTAGTCGACCCCGCGATTGATCCTTTCCCCGTTACTCCCCCTTTTGCAGCAGCAGCGCCCGAGAGCTTCCGCTCCCGCTAGCAAAAAGATGACGCGCTACCAGACATTGGCCTGTGTCACAGTTTAAAATTCTGTACATTTTTCGTTGTTTTAATCTCACAACTAAAGTAATAA is drawn from Triticum dicoccoides isolate Atlit2015 ecotype Zavitan chromosome 6B, WEW_v2.0, whole genome shotgun sequence and contains these coding sequences:
- the LOC119320920 gene encoding uncharacterized protein LOC119320920; the encoded protein is MALACLLILSASGATYAFGIYSTALKSSLGYDQRTLNTLAFFKDLGSNVGVVAGLLNEVAPPSAVLAVGAAMNLAGYLMLYLAVAGRTARPPLWLMCAYVCAGANSQSFAGTGALITCVKSFPGSGRGVVLGLLKGYVGLSGAILTQLYLAIYGGDDSKSILLLIAWLPAAVSVVFLPVVRVKPPPARRNDDGAFFCFLYISVALASYILVMIVVQKQSSFSHAAYAASATALLILLILPLLSVVVRQEYYYYYYWLKKREPQQEPPPEPPTSTSAWVTAEKPTVEVVQVAEHPPPTSPSSSSCLGSCLKHMFNPPAHGEDYSIPQALVSVDMLVLFLATICGVGGTLTAIDNIGQIGQSLGYPAQSIGTLVSLVSVWNYAGRVTAGFASEALLARHGVPRPLALTLVLLLSCAGHLLIALAVPRSLYAASIIVGFCFGAQWPLIYAIISELFGLRYYATLYNLGAAASPVGAYVLNVCVAGRLYDAEAARQRGDGESRTCMGVRCFRESFLIVTAVTVGGALVSLVLVWRTWSFYKGDIYAKFRDAVAVQESSDGACAAEQRPQEPSQHR